From a region of the Phaeodactylum tricornutum CCAP 1055/1 chromosome 4, whole genome shotgun sequence genome:
- a CDS encoding predicted protein, whose translation FVNLRVPAGSAKPGPAIGQALGPLGINMADFTRQFNEKSETMYKKDVALGVRLHAMADRSFTFDIRSPPVTYLVKRVCGMDKGPSSPSPESPVAFITPEAIYEIAKVKQQDDHMWHLPLEGIARSVVGTCKSMGVHV comes from the coding sequence GCCGGCGGGCAGCGCCAAGCCGGGTCCTGCCATCGGCCAAGCTCTCGGTCCACTCGGTATTAACATGGCAGATTTCACCCGCCAATTTAATGAAAAGAGCGAAACCATGTACAAAAAGGACGTTGCTTTGGGTGTTCGGCTACATGCCATGGCGGACCGAAGCTTTACCTTTGACATCCGATCACCTCCGGTTACTTATTTGGTCAAGCGTGTTTGTGGCATGGATAAAGGCCCTTCTAGTCCGTCGCCAGAGAGCCCGGTCGCTTTCATTACACCGGAGGCTATCTACGAAATCGCAAAAGTGAAGCAGCAAGACGATCATATGTGGCATCTTCCTCTGGAAGGAATTGCTCGGTCGGTTGTTGGGACTTGCAAAAGCATGGGCGTGCATGTT